One stretch of Nicotiana tabacum cultivar K326 chromosome 18, ASM71507v2, whole genome shotgun sequence DNA includes these proteins:
- the LOC107829541 gene encoding alpha carbonic anhydrase 7-like has translation MIYIFFFSLCFIHFLYDNLMNNCLLMKLRWEGGAGHIKINGTQYQLNQAHWHSPSEHTINGRRFDLEVHLVHESNDGKTAVVGIMYKIGRADFFLSMIEDDLKALAHTKGVERNIGVIDPKQVKLGSRKYYRYIGSLTVPPCTQDVVWTIVRKVRTVTREQMKLIREAVHDESETNSRPVQATNKRSIRLYRPNDPKE, from the exons AtgatttatatatttttcttttcgcTCTGCTTTATACATTtcttatatgataatttgatgaaTAATTGTTTACTAATGAAGTTAAGATGGGAAGGTGGAGCTGGACATATTAAGATAAATGGAACTCAATATCAACTCAATCAGGCTCATTGGCACTCACCTTCTGAACATACCATCAATGGAAGAAG GTTCGATTTGGAAGTTCATTTGGTCCATGAAAGCAATGATGGAAAGACTGCAGTGGTTGGAATTATGTACAAGATTGGAAGAGCTGATTTCTTCttgtctatg ATCGAGGATGATTTAAAGGCTCTAGCACATACAAAAGGTGTGGAAAGAAATATTGGAGTTATTGATCCAAAACAAGTGAAGTTAGGTAGCAGAAAATATTACAGATATATTGGCTCCTTGACTGTTCCTCCTTGCACTCAAGATGTTGTCTGGACTATTGTAAGAAAG GTGAGGACTGTTACAAGAGAGCAAATGAAACTAATTCGCGAGGCTGTTCATGAC gaATCTGAAACTAATTCAAGACCAGTCCAAGCAACAAATAAACGATCGATCCGACTCTATCGGCCAAATGATCCTAAAGAATAA
- the LOC142172695 gene encoding lysM domain receptor-like kinase 4, translating into MGCSTTSEGWSMEGLCACVKVSSHGWLWQPLEGKGDGQTWELGGFEILEKKKKGSPGTRYTCTSLNDSCQTFLIYRTNQDFTTISDVSYLFGFSPDVLLTLNNVTSSSQILEIGREVIVPIQCSCLGESFQANISYHSPTNTKFDDVACGVFEGLVKSITLLEENISKKTNISDVNYDIKAGTELLMPLKCACPGKVFDVGLKYLITYPFISGDDTGKVSEKFNISIEDIWGANHLSFNPTVFSNTTILVPLRGEPSINFSIHDSDSPTPGFLPTQMIEKSSKNLKLKKLYISVSAVGFFLFAATLVACGLYIRAIRKFKAEKNRSSIHKSSVTSGSTPRNSPPTTTRSSTNSCLSPDLLAVIKYSLGEYNIDELKRATNNFSEGTKISDNVYKGCVDNAEVLIKKIRFEDTKQVIDVHSRINHVNIVNLRGVCYGEDDISGSYLVFEYSSNGTLRDCLSNSLASLSWHKRTQIAFDIARGLHYLHFCTIPPYTHMNINSKNIFLTPNWRAKLAVFGAKAVIGTTNKIGSIGSLGGWIAPEHLVHGLVSEKVDIFAFGVVLVELISGKEDVDGNFLRYSITFLRGEANEGGCFEQLKFFIDPCLREDYPLAEALCLVVLAKACIEDDPLHRPSMDDIIKVLARMV; encoded by the exons ATGGGTTGTTCGACGACTAGCGAAGGGTGGTCGATGGAGGGGTTGTGCGCTTGTGTGAAGGTGAGCAGCCATGGTTGGCTATGGCAGCCATTAGAGGGGAAGGGTGACGGGCAGACATGGGAGTTGGGTGGTTTTGagattttggagaagaagaagaaagg TTCTCCAGGTACAAGATATACTTGTACTTCTCTAAATGATTCTTGTCAAACATTCTTGATCTATAGAACTAATCAAGATTTCACAACAATATCTGATGTTTCTTACTTGTTTGGTTTTTCTCCTGATGTACTACTCACCTTAAACAATGTCACTTCGTCGTCGCAGATTCTTGAAATTGGTAGAGAGGTAATTGTTCCAATTCAATGTTCTTGTTTAGGTGAATCCTTTCAAGCTAATATTAGCTACCATTCACCTACAAACACAAAATTCGACGACGTTGCTTGTGGAGTTTTTGAAGGTTTAGTTAAATCCATTACACTTTTGGAGGAAAATATATCCAAGAAAACCAATATTTCTGATGTCAATTATGATATCAAAGCTGGTACAGAGTTGCTAATGCCTTTGAAATGTGCATGTCCTGGTAAAGTTTTTGATGTTGGATTAAAGTACCTTATCACATACCCTTTTATTTCAGGAGATGATACAGGAAAAGTAAGTGAAAAATTCAATATTTCTATTGAAGATATATGGGGTGCTAACCATTTAAGTTTTAATCCCACTGTATtttcaaatacaacaattttagTTCCCTTGAGAGGAGAACCCTCTATTAATTTCAGCATACATGATTCTGATTCTCCTACTCCTGGTTTTTTACCAACACAAATGATagaaaaatcatccaaaaacctGAAACTAAAGAAACTTTACATTTCAGTGTCAGCTGTTGGTTTTTTCCTGTTTGCTGCAACTTTAGTTGCTTGTGGTTTATATATAAGGGCCATAAGGAAATTCAAGGCAGAGAAAAATCGTTCTTCGATACATAAAAGCTCTGTTACTTCAGGTTCAACACCAAGAAATTCCCCTCCAACGACTACTAGAAGTTCCACGAATTCGTGCTTATCACCTGATTTACTTGCAGTAATAAAGTACTCTTTGGGGGAGTACAACATAGATGAATTGAAAAGAGCGACGAATAATTTTAGTGAAGGAACTAAGATAAGTGACAATGTATACAAGGGTTGTGTTGATAATGCTGAAGTATTGATcaagaaaataagatttgaggacaCAAAACAAGTAATTGATGTACACTCAAGAATCAATCATGTCAATATTGTTAACCTTCGAGGTGTTTGTTATGGCGAGGATGACATTTCAGGATCTTATCTTGTGTTTGAATATTCATCAAATGGAACATTAAGGGATTGTTTGTCAAACTCCTTAGCTTCTCTTAGTTGGCATAAAAGAACTCAAATTGCCTTTGACATTGCCAGAGGGTTACATTACTTGCACTTTTGCACTATTCCACCTTATACACACATGAACATAAATAGCAAAAATATCTTCTTGACTCCGAATTGGAGGGCAAAGCTTGCTGTTTTTGGAGCGAAGGCTGTCATTGGAACGACGAATAAAATTGGAAGTATTGGAAGTCTTGGGGGCTGGATTGCCCCCGAGCATCTAGTACATGGCTTAGTGTCTGAAAAAGTGGACATTTTTGCATTCGGGGTAGTATTAGTCGAGCTGATATCGGGAAAAGAAGATGTTGATGGGAATTTTTTGAGGTATTCAATTACATTTTTGAGAGGGGAAGCTAATGAAGGAGGATGCTTCGAACAGTTGAAATTTTTCATTGATCCATGCCTTAGGGAAGATTACCCTTTAGCAGAAGCATTATGTTTAGTTGTTTTAGCTAAAGCTTGTATTGAAGATGATCCTCTTCATAGGCCATCTATGGATGATATAATTAAAGTTCTTGCTAGAATGGtatga